The genomic interval gatccgagaaagtgttgtgtatgatttcaatctttttaaattttttaagacttgctttgtgacccagcatatggtctatctttgagaatgatccatgagcacttgaaaaaaaggtgtatcctgctgttgtgggatgtaatgtcctataaatgcctgttaagtctagctcatttatagtaatattcagattctctatttctttattgatcctctgtctagatgttctgtccattgatgagagtggtgaattgaagtctctaactattatggtatatgtgtctatttcccttttcagtgtttgcagtgtattcctcacgtattttggggcattctggtttggtgcgtaaatatttatgattgttatgtcttcttgcttaattgttccttttaatagtatatagtgtccttctttgtctcttttaactgttttacatttgaagtctaatttgttggatattagtatagccattcctgctcttttctggttgttatttgcatgaaatatcttttcccaacctttcactttcaacctatatttatctttgggtctaagatgtgtttcctgtagacagcatatagaaggatcctgttttttaatccattctgccagtctatgtcttttgattggggaattcagtccattaacatttagagttattactgtttggataatattttcctctaccattttgccttttgtattatatatatcatatctgattttccttctttctacactcttctccatacctctctcttctgtctttttgtatgtgactctagtgctccctttagtatttcttgcagagctggtctcttggtcacaaattctctcagtgactttttgtctgagaatgttttaatttctccctcatttttgaaggacaattttgctggatataggagtcttggttggcagtttttctcttttagtaacttaaatatatcatcccactgtcttctagcttccatggtttctgctgagaaatctacacatagtcttattgggtttcccttgtatgtgatggattgcttctctctcgctgctttcaagatcctctctttctctttgacctctgacattctaactagtaagtgtcttggagaacacctgtttgggtctaatctctttggggtgcgctgcacttctcggatctgtaattttaggtctttcataagagttgggaaattttcagtgataatttcttgcattagtttttctcctccttttcccttctcttctccttctgggacacccacaacacgtatatttgtgcggttcacattgtccttgagttccctgataccgtgttcaaatttttccattcttttccggatagtttctgtttctttttggaattcagatgttccatcctccaaatcactaattctatcttctgtctctttaaatctatcattgtaggtatccattgttttttccatcttttctactttatccttcacttccataagctctgtgatttgttttttcagtttttctatttcttctttttgttcagcccatgttttcttcatatcctccctcaatttatcgatttcgtttttgaagaggttttccatttctgttcgtgtattcagcattagttgtttcacctcctgtatctcatttgaactattggtttgttcctttgactgggccatattttcaattttctgagcgtgatctgttatcttctgctgtcgtctgggcatttagtcagatttccctgggtgttggacccaacaggttggaagatttttctgtgaaatctctgggttctgtttttcttatcccgcccagtaggtggcgctcgtggcacacgtttgtctacgggttccaccagtaaaagttgctgtgggtcctttaactttggaaaactctcgtcgtgggggaggttcggcagccgaagcggcttggaagagtgccagctggcccgggggtccgaacgtggggagggtcgctggccaccacagcccgggagagcgcccgaccgaatttcctagtcagcccggggcgccaagcgtggcgggaaggcgccagctgccgcagcccgggaaagtgcactgttcccagtcggaccggggagtcacgtgtttggaagggaccccccggtcaccgttctccgcggtctggggatttccgacccaactctctcagttggtccggggggcctcgcgtggtgggggcgccagctgccgtggcccgaggggaccgcctgcccaattctgccagctggtctgggaaggaggaagggagggactctggccgcttgccgtcccgcccgcccgggaaagcccgcgcccctcggcgatctcaccggagctggttctcccagacagccattccaggatggggtacgccgtccctttgatcccCGTCGTGGCTCccggagctgctctgtatcgtctccactcccccagtagctgttctggagaaggaaaggttagggtggcaaggctgtcgaggccggtggtggaggagccggtgaaggcggaagagggcacggtggtggttggagagccgccggagcaggaggagaaagggaaggataagatggcagatggagcgccaccggagcagaagggggaagagggagaggagggcgggctggctggtgggccggcggacaaagagggagaggagggcgggccggCTGGCGGGGCGTGAGTGCCGCGCCGGGCCAgtggacaaagagggagaggagggcgggctggctggcggggtgTGAATGCCgcgccggcggacaaagagggagaggagggcgggagCAAGctgtttttaatctgttttgGAGTCTCCCAACTCCTAGCCTTTCAGGTAGACACAGACCACCAGTCCTTACCCACCAAATTTCCATGAGCTGTGCCCAGCCCAGGTGCACTGGGCTTTCACCCTCCCTGAGTCCTGCAAGCCCATTCTGCCAGTTCCACTTCCCACTCGGTTCTTCTTGGCCTTCTCCTAGGTTCATAGGTGGCCAGTGGAAATTACGTTCACATCTTCATGCATTTAGATCTGCTTTTCTTCAGGAGCCTTCTTCCTGGCTAGAAATTCCCTAGAGAAGGGGAGCAATAACAGGCTCTATATTTCACCCTAAAGGAAACTACCATTGCCTTGCTGAATACTGAACAAAGTCCTAGTTTGAATGGCcgttccctttccttttttttattaattaacggaaaaaaaagaaattaacccaacatttagaaatcataccattctacatatgcaatcagtaattcttaacatcatcacatagatgcatgattatcatttcttagtacatttgcatcggtttagaggaactagcaacacaacagaaaaacatatagaatgttaatatagagaaaagaaataaaagtaataataatagtaaaaaaaataataaaataaataaaacaaaacaaaacaaaaaaaacctatagctcagatgcagcttcattcagtgttttaacatgattactttacaattaggtattattgtgctgtccatttttgagtttttgtatctagtcctgttgcacagtctgtatcccttcagctccaattacccattatcttaccctgtttcgaacttctgctggagtctgttaccaattacatattccaagtttattctcgaatgtccgttcacatcattgggaccatacagtatttgtcctttagtttttggctggactcactcagcataatgttctctaggtccatccatgttattacatgcttcataagtttatcttgtcttaaagctgcataatattccatcgtatgtatataccacagtttgtttagccattcttctgttgttggacattttggctatttccatctctttgcaattgtaaataacgctgctataaacattggtgtgcaaatgtccgtttgtgtctttgcccgtaagtcctttgagtagatacctagcaatggtattgctgggtcgtatggcaattctatattcagctttttgaggaaccgccaaactgccttccacagtggttgcaccatttgacattcccatcaacagtggataagtgtgcctctttctccgcatcctctccagcacttgtcattttctgttttgttgataatggccattctggtgggtgtgagatgatatctcattgtggttttgatttgcatttctctaatggccagggacattgagcatctcttcatgtgcctcttggccatccgtatttcctcttctggtaggtgtctgttcaagtctttttcccattttgtaattgggttggctgtctttttgttgttgagttgaacaatctctttataaattctggatactagacctttatctgatatgtcatttccaaatattatctcccattgtgtaggctgtcttctttcttgatgaagttctttgatgcacaaaagtgtttaattttgaggagctcccatttatttatttccttcttcagtgctcttgctttaggtttaaggtccataaaaccgcctccaattgtaagtttcataagatatctcccaacattttcctctaactgttttatggtcttagacctaatgtttagatctttgatccattttgagttaacttttgtatagggtgtgagatatgggtcctctttcattcttttgcatatggatatccagttctctaggcaccatttattgaagagactgttctgtcccaggtgagttggcttgactgccttatcaaagatcaaatgtccatagatgagagggtctatatctgagcactctattcgattccattggtcgatatatctatctttatgccaataccatgctgttttgaccactgtggcttcataatatgccttaaagtccggcagaatatatacatttttaaggaTAGACATTAAATAGTTAAATATCCAGtcatgaaaatgagcatcacttGGTTATGAAATAACATTGTGATTTAGAAATAGATTTTTATCACCCTTATATCTAAAAAAAAGCCCTGTCATTTGAACCTTTGTCCTAAACCGTGTCTCCATCATCCCCGAGGCCACGCTGGGAGTGATCTGATATGGTACTTCCCGCTTCAGCCAGTTCCTCAGACttcttgtgtgtatgtgtctaaACTATTTTGAATTTGTTATTGGAAATTTTATCCCAAGATACAAGAACTTCTTCTAACAACTTTAGAAcaattctttaaaattatatacttttttaaaacttgtaagattgtattatataacatatatacaaagcaaagaaaaaaaagcaatagttccaaagcacgcttcaacaagcagttacagaacaggtcccagagtttgtcatgggctaccacaccatcatctcagatttttccttctaaaaaataCATACTATCTGAAAACATATTCTCTGTGTTTGGGTTCTGCTGACAGAGTTCACTTGGTGTATTGCTTTATAAAGCGGTCTTTAAAGGGTTTTATGCAGAAGGGAGTTGGCATGACACCTGCCTGCTGCCCTAGAAAGCCCTGCTTGCTGGCAGGCCCTCGGCTGGCATCTGGGACCTTGGATTTggagtgtgtgctggtttgaaactgttgtgtaccccacaaaagccatgttctttaatcctgattcaatattgctgggtggggtctttttgacTAAATTGTTTTCACAgagctgtggcccacccaattgtgattGGGACCTTGTGTAAagttgtgtgccagtttgaaagcgTTGTGTACCGCAGTAAACCATgacctttaatcttgattcagcgTTGTAATTGGTTAGATCTTCCCGTGGGGGTGTAGCACCCCCAGCTGTGGGTATGGcgttttgattagattgtctctatggagatgtggcgtGCCTTGTTGTGGgttgtgaccttctgattagatggagatgtgacaccacccattccaggtaggtctcaattagtttactggagtcctttaaaaaaggaaccattttgaagaaatctcagatgcagatgctggAGATGCAGATATTTAgagagctgatgcagatgcttggagaacagttgcttcagagctgacagaaacacagATGCTTAGATATGCTTGGAGTACCGACAGAGAGaatagatgcctagacatggcagagcccagcagacattgccatgtgccttcccatgagatgctaagcaagccagaacctagagttctgtcccagaggagctgagtgaaggctccttactggaatcagaagctggaagcaaaaggACTGGAataaggaccaacagacaccagccacatgctttcccagattgcccttccttgagccaaggtatctttctctggatcctTAGTTaagacatatttatggccttagaactataaacttgtaacctattaaattccctttttaaaagccatttcatttcttgtatataGCATTGCggcagcttaataaactaatacagaatgtctcccccattcaaggtggggtagctttttggattcctttaagagggaaacattttggaaaaagcttcagagccaacagagctgacacagagagaaatgtttggaaatgcagatggaaaatgccctgggagaaaccgttttgaaatgagaagccgttttgaaatgagaagccaggagagaaagctttcagatgctgctatgtgccttcccagctgacagagaaaccctgagtgCTAtccacctttcttgagtcaacatatttttccctggatgccttagtttggctatttttatagccttagaactgtaaactttcaacttaataaattccctttgtaaaagccattccgtttctggtatattgtactaCAGCAACTTTATCAAACTAATACAGGGGGCTTCCCTCCCTAACGGGTAAGGGGGTTCCCTGTGCTGAGGCCTGGCCAGCAGTGGGCTTTGTGTGCACACCCCTTGCCCTCTGGGGGCCTGGGGTCTCAGTCTGCGCGGGGCAGAGTGTCCTGCATGGACATCCCTGTGGAGAGGCCCTGGGCCAGCCTCTGACATGCTTCCCTGGGAGGTGCATCCCCATGGGTCACCCTGGTCACAGGAGGGTGGCAACATGTCCTGCCTGGCTCCGTGGCGAGAACTTGGAGCTTGGGCCTGGTTCCTCCGGCCTTTGCCCCCACGCCTCGTTCCTTCTGCTGGGACACACCCCAGCATGGGGATGCATGCCAGCTGTGCCCGTGAGCCCTCCCAACTAGCCCCCTGCTCGCAGTGGTCTTGGGGCCCCCTGACACAAATGATGATGACCAGTGCTCCTGGCACCGTGACCGAGCACTAGATGTCTCTGCTTGTTCATGTTTCTGTGGAGCAGCCTCGATGGTGTGGCTGGAACTTGTTTCAGAAGATAGGGCCTTTCTCAAGGCGCTTTTTCCAAGtaagaggagggaagaaaagcTTTCGAGGTGGGACTTTGGGACCATGGGAGGGGTTGGATGGCCACCCTGACCTGCTGCCCAGCTCCGCCCTTCAGTCAGTCCCACCTTGCTTGGCTGCTGTGGGTCTGCTGTGGGGCCTGGGTCTCTGTTTGCAGCGGCCCCTCTTGGAGAAGTGTCTCCAGGTCTCTTTCCTCTTCCCCCCCAAAGCAGGTAGCAGTAGTGCCAGGAAGCAAATGCCGAGAGTCTCGTACTCTATAGATCCCAGCTGCTGGAGAGGGAAGGAGGTGTGCAGCAGGATTCCCATCCTGGGAAGTATTTTCTACTTTGATGGGAAATTTCTTGGCATGATTTTAAGATTTATTGTGTCTAGGGACTCCCTTTCCACTTTGACGTTTGAGGGGTAACTAGAGATTCTTTTGGTGGTGGTTTTGATTAGGAAAGATCTTTTTATGTCCAGTTGTTGTTAGTAAACACTAGAAATACACAATCTTGAAAAgtgagctttctctctctcttccttaggTGATAACTTCAAGGAGGCACCTGGCCCCATCCGGCATCCCCTGAGCCGTGGACCACCTGGGATGACTCAGTATGTTCCTGGGCCCAGAAGTGCATCATCATGCATAGGGCAGGCGAGCCGGGGAAGCGCCTACCCCATGGGGCTGTGCTGCCACGTGTGAGAAGTGTGGAGGTGGCCAGAGGGCGGGCAGGCTATGGGTTCACCCTCTCGGGACAGGCACCCTGCGTGCTCAGCTGTGTCCTGCGCGGAAGCCCGGCCGACTTCGTGGGCCTTCGCGCTGGAGACCAGATCCTTGCCATCAATGACATCCACGTGAAGAAAGCTTCCCACGAGGACGTTGTGAAGCTGATAGGGAAATGCTCTGGCGTCCTCCACATGCTTGTTGGTGAAGGTGCTGGCCACGTGGAGTCCTGCTCAAGCGATGACGAAGGCGGATTCCGTGAGGGACAAGTCTGGCGGAAGCCAAAGCTCGATTCTAAAGCGTTAGGTATAAACAGAGCCGAGAGAGTTGTGGAGGACATGCAGTCGGGAGGGATTTTCAACATGATTTTTGAAAACCCCAGTCTTTGCACAGGTGATTTGGAGCCCTTGAAATGGAAGCAGAGGTCCCTCTCAGAGTCAGCTGCATCTCGATTTGGTGCTGGACATGAAAGCCTAAACAGCCCAAACCCGGGTCTGCTTTCCAAGGAGGAGATAGCAAAGGCTGTAAACGACGATTCAGTGTTCACCACAGGGTCGGAAAACCCTGAGGATTTTGGAGTCGATGCTAGTATCTTGAATGTGGCCATGGTCGTAGGCTACCTGGGCTCAATCGAGCTCCCTTCCACCAGCGCCAGCCTCGAGGCCGACAGCCTGCAGGCCATCCGCGGCTGCATGCGGCGCCTCAGGGCTGAGCAGAAGATCCACTCGCTGGTGGCAATGAAGGTCATGCATGACTGCGTCCAGCTGTGTGCTGACAGAGCCGGCGTAGTGGCCGAGTACCCCTCTGAGAAGCTGGCCTTCAGCGCCGTGTGCCCCGATGACAGGCGGTTCTTTGGGCTTGTGACCATGCAGAGTGGCGACAGCGGGGGCCTGGCCGGGGATGACGAGGGGGCCCTGCGGACATCCTGCCACGTCTTCATGGTGGACCCAGACTTGTTCCATCACAGGATCCACCAGGGCATCGCCCGGCGGTTTGGGTTTGAGTGCACTGCAGACCCCGACACGAACGGCTGCCTGGAGTTTCCCGCGTCCTCCCTGCCCGTGCTTCAGTTTGTCTCTGTCCTTTACCGGGACCTGGGCGAGCTCATCGAGGGTGTGCGGGCCCGGGCGTTTCTGGACGGTGAGGCCGATGCCCACCAGAACACCAGCACCAGCAGCACCAGTGACAGCGGCATCGGCAACTTCCACCAGGAGGACAGGGGTGGCCGTGTCCTTGTGGTGGACCTGGGTGGGAGGGGCTCCCACCCCTGGGGCACCCCCCGGAATGGCACCTTCTGCCATGGGCAGGAAGGGAGCCCCCCGCATGAGGCCACCCCACAGGCCGACAGGCCCCGCGATTTGAACACACACCTGGGAGCAGCCTCGCATGTGGACGTGCCCCCGGCATCCTCGCGGAGCTCCGTCCCCCCTCCCAAGAGGAGCTCCCTGGGTACCAGCTGTGGCTCCACCCAGAGGTGGCTCCCAGTCCATGTCCTTCAGGAGTGGCAGTGTGGGCACACCAGTGACCAGGAATCCTACACGGACTCCACTGATGGCTGGTCCAGTGTCAACTGCGGCACGCTGCCTCCGCCCATGAGTAAGATCCCTGCTGACCGCTATAGGGTTGAGGGCAGCTTCGCGCAGCCCCAAATGAGTGCCCACAAAAGCGAGTGGTCCAGGAAGGCTTTTGGAATGCAAAACCTTTTTGGTCCTCATCGAAATGTAAGAAA from Tamandua tetradactyla isolate mTamTet1 chromosome 19, mTamTet1.pri, whole genome shotgun sequence carries:
- the RGS12 gene encoding regulator of G-protein signaling 12 isoform X3, whose amino-acid sequence is MHRAGEPGKRLPHGAVLPRVRSVEVARGRAGYGFTLSGQAPCVLSCVLRGSPADFVGLRAGDQILAINDIHVKKASHEDVVKLIGKCSGVLHMLVGEGAGHVESCSSDDEGGFREGQVWRKPKLDSKALGINRAERVVEDMQSGGIFNMIFENPSLCTGDLEPLKWKQRSLSESAASRFGAGHESLNSPNPGLLSKEEIAKAVNDDSVFTTGSENPEDFGVDASILNVAMVVGYLGSIELPSTSASLEADSLQAIRGCMRRLRAEQKIHSLVAMKVMHDCVQLCADRAGVVAEYPSEKLAFSAVCPDDRRFFGLVTMQSGDSGGLAGDDEGALRTSCHVFMVDPDLFHHRIHQGIARRFGFECTADPDTNGCLEFPASSLPVLQFVSVLYRDLGELIEGVRARAFLDGEADAHQNTSTSSTSDSGIGNFHQEDRGGRVLVVDLGGRGSHPWGTPRNGTFCHGQEGSPPHEATPQADRPRDLNTHLGAASHVDVPPASSRSSVPPPKRSSLGTSCGSTQRWLPVHVLQEWQCGHTSDQESYTDSTDGWSSVNCGTLPPPMSKIPADRYRVEGSFAQPQMSAHKSEWSRKAFGMQNLFGPHRNVRKTKEDKKGSKFGRGLGLVQTSQRPSARRSFGRSKRFSVTRSLDDLESATVSDGELNGADLQDGASSNSLSSNASLPSVQSCRRLRERRVASWAVSFERLLQDPIGVKYFSDFLRKEFSEENILFWQACEYFNHVPAHDKKELSCRAREIFSKFLCSRATTPVNIDSQAQLADDVLNAPHPDMFREQQLQIFNLMKFDSYTRFLKSPLYQECVLAEVEGRSLPDSPRAPSSPDKHSLGSDHSSVSTPKKFSGKSKSGRSLNEELGEDDSEKRRRAAFFSWSRSRSTGRSQKKREHGEHTSDSVAANGGLRRRESQGSASSAGSLDLAEARRTPVPEKEKACKHCRVHLPDGTACTVTVRAGCSVKEVLSGLCERQGISGAAVDLFLVGGDKPLVLQQDSSILESRDLRLEKRTLFRLDLVPINRSVGLKAKPTKPVTEVLRPVVAKYGLNLSDLVVRLSGERELLDLGAPIAALDGQRVVLEEKDRPKGKASTDKQKGAAGKLSIATKSTSRNHAATSFLSSFPKLRAAEQTTSAGC